From Vigna radiata var. radiata cultivar VC1973A unplaced genomic scaffold, Vradiata_ver6 scaffold_281, whole genome shotgun sequence, a single genomic window includes:
- the LOC106779430 gene encoding uncharacterized protein LOC106779430 — MAIITLLKVRKIIVIGDPPELEGLLEKHLKYTLAITAKKTPIDFTALLVYVDDIILAGNSMIEINRIKVLLHNKFQIKNLGELKYFLGFEVARSKKGIHLCQRKYVLDILEETGMLGCKPCSTPLLSYTSSLYKAESYLDNPNSYRRLIGKLLYLTNTRPDLCFLVNLLSQFMQLPIDYHYRAVQHIFRYIKFDPSKGLFSQLSHKYK, encoded by the exons ATGGCAATAATAACTCTGTTGAAAGTGAGGAAAATCATAGTCATAGGAGATCCACCAGAGTTAGAAGGGCTCCTGG aaaaacacttaaaatataCTTTGGCTATCACTGCCAAAAAGACTCCTATAGATTTTACAGCCTTACTtgtctatgtggatgacatCATACTAGCAGGAAATTCTATGATAGAGATTAACCGCATAAAAGTTCTTTTGCACAACAAATTTCAGATAAAAAATCTTGGTGAACTTAAGTACTTCTTGGGTTTTGAAGTGGCTAGATCTAAGAAAGGGATTCACTTATGTCAAAGGAAGTACGTTCTAGACATCCTTGAAGAAACTGGAATGCTGGGATGCAAACCATGTTCTACACCTCTCTTAAGTTATACTAGTTCATTATATAAAGCAGAAAGCTACTTGGACAATCCTAACTCATATCGGAGACTGATAGGGAAGTTACTCTATCTCACTAATACTAGACCTGATCTATgctttttagttaatttgttgaGCCAATTTATGCAATTACCCATTGACTACCATTATCGGGCTGTGCAACACATTTTTAGGTACATCAAGTTTGATCCTTCAAAAGGACTCTTTTCCCAACTGAGTCACAAGTACAAATGA